One genomic region from Gossypium hirsutum isolate 1008001.06 chromosome D13, Gossypium_hirsutum_v2.1, whole genome shotgun sequence encodes:
- the LOC107918746 gene encoding proline--tRNA ligase, cytoplasmic isoform X2 translates to MYSSISLRPLFLILVRAVRRDNGEKTDISRVFLVEQVKGMLDKIQQNLFDVAKQKRDTCIKVVKTWDEFVKALGQKKLILAPWCDEEEVEKDVKARTRGEMGAAKSLFVPYWNSLNSQKVRHRLRKDHGIEGGIPVVFSLEKPKAQLLPFRGPSGEEDNPSDYQWGNSSNILKQNLK, encoded by the exons ATGTACAGCTCCATTTCACTGCGCCCCCTCTTCCTGATCCTG GTGCGTGCAGTTCGCCGTGACAATGGAGAAAAGACTGATATCTCTAGAGTCTTTTTGGTTGAACAAGTAAAAGGAATGTTGGATAAGATTCAACAGAACCTATTCGATGTGGCAAAACAAAAAAGAGATACCTGCATTAAAGTTGTAAAAACGTGGGATGAGTTTGTAAAAGCTCTTGGGCAAAAGAAACTGATCTTAGCTCCTTGGTGTGATGAGGAG GAGGTGGAGAAAGATGTGAAAGCTCGAACAAGGGGTGAGATGGGAGCAGCTAAGTCGCTCTTTGTACCCTATTGGAACAGCCTGAACTCCCAGAAG GTGAGACACCGTTTAAGGAAAGATCATGGGATTGAGGGTGGAATTCCTGTTGTTTTCTCTTTAGAGAAACCTAAAGCTCAGCTGCTTCCTTTTAGAGGACCAAGTGGTGAGGAAGACAACCCTTCAGATTATCAA TGGGGAAATTCATCCAATATATTGAAGCAGAATTTGAAATGA
- the LOC107918746 gene encoding proline--tRNA ligase, cytoplasmic isoform X4: MKNLKVRAVRRDNGEKTDISRVFLVEQVKGMLDKIQQNLFDVAKQKRDTCIKVVKTWDEFVKALGQKKLILAPWCDEEEVEKDVKARTRGEMGAAKSLFVPYWNSLNSQKVRHRLRKDHGIEGGIPVVFSLEKPKAQLLPFRGPSGEEDNPSDYQWGNSSNILKQNLK; encoded by the exons atgaaaaatttaaag GTGCGTGCAGTTCGCCGTGACAATGGAGAAAAGACTGATATCTCTAGAGTCTTTTTGGTTGAACAAGTAAAAGGAATGTTGGATAAGATTCAACAGAACCTATTCGATGTGGCAAAACAAAAAAGAGATACCTGCATTAAAGTTGTAAAAACGTGGGATGAGTTTGTAAAAGCTCTTGGGCAAAAGAAACTGATCTTAGCTCCTTGGTGTGATGAGGAG GAGGTGGAGAAAGATGTGAAAGCTCGAACAAGGGGTGAGATGGGAGCAGCTAAGTCGCTCTTTGTACCCTATTGGAACAGCCTGAACTCCCAGAAG GTGAGACACCGTTTAAGGAAAGATCATGGGATTGAGGGTGGAATTCCTGTTGTTTTCTCTTTAGAGAAACCTAAAGCTCAGCTGCTTCCTTTTAGAGGACCAAGTGGTGAGGAAGACAACCCTTCAGATTATCAA TGGGGAAATTCATCCAATATATTGAAGCAGAATTTGAAATGA
- the LOC107918746 gene encoding proline--tRNA ligase, cytoplasmic isoform X1 — MYSSISLRPLFLILVRAVRRDNGEKTDISRVFLVEQVKGMLDKIQQNLFDVAKQKRDTCIKVVKTWDEFVKALGQKKLILAPWCDEEEVEKDVKARTRGEMGAAKSLFVPYWNSLNSQKVRHRLRKDHGIEGGIPVVFSLEKPKAQLLPFRGPSGEEDNPSDYQVRMLASYFCSFKVLCLIT, encoded by the exons ATGTACAGCTCCATTTCACTGCGCCCCCTCTTCCTGATCCTG GTGCGTGCAGTTCGCCGTGACAATGGAGAAAAGACTGATATCTCTAGAGTCTTTTTGGTTGAACAAGTAAAAGGAATGTTGGATAAGATTCAACAGAACCTATTCGATGTGGCAAAACAAAAAAGAGATACCTGCATTAAAGTTGTAAAAACGTGGGATGAGTTTGTAAAAGCTCTTGGGCAAAAGAAACTGATCTTAGCTCCTTGGTGTGATGAGGAG GAGGTGGAGAAAGATGTGAAAGCTCGAACAAGGGGTGAGATGGGAGCAGCTAAGTCGCTCTTTGTACCCTATTGGAACAGCCTGAACTCCCAGAAG GTGAGACACCGTTTAAGGAAAGATCATGGGATTGAGGGTGGAATTCCTGTTGTTTTCTCTTTAGAGAAACCTAAAGCTCAGCTGCTTCCTTTTAGAGGACCAAGTGGTGAGGAAGACAACCCTTCAGATTATCAAGTGAGGATGCTTGCTTCTTACTTTTGCAGTTTTAAAGTACTCTGTTTGATCACCTAA
- the LOC107918746 gene encoding proline--tRNA ligase, cytoplasmic isoform X3, whose protein sequence is MKNLKVRAVRRDNGEKTDISRVFLVEQVKGMLDKIQQNLFDVAKQKRDTCIKVVKTWDEFVKALGQKKLILAPWCDEEEVEKDVKARTRGEMGAAKSLFVPYWNSLNSQKVRHRLRKDHGIEGGIPVVFSLEKPKAQLLPFRGPSGEEDNPSDYQVRMLASYFCSFKVLCLIT, encoded by the exons atgaaaaatttaaag GTGCGTGCAGTTCGCCGTGACAATGGAGAAAAGACTGATATCTCTAGAGTCTTTTTGGTTGAACAAGTAAAAGGAATGTTGGATAAGATTCAACAGAACCTATTCGATGTGGCAAAACAAAAAAGAGATACCTGCATTAAAGTTGTAAAAACGTGGGATGAGTTTGTAAAAGCTCTTGGGCAAAAGAAACTGATCTTAGCTCCTTGGTGTGATGAGGAG GAGGTGGAGAAAGATGTGAAAGCTCGAACAAGGGGTGAGATGGGAGCAGCTAAGTCGCTCTTTGTACCCTATTGGAACAGCCTGAACTCCCAGAAG GTGAGACACCGTTTAAGGAAAGATCATGGGATTGAGGGTGGAATTCCTGTTGTTTTCTCTTTAGAGAAACCTAAAGCTCAGCTGCTTCCTTTTAGAGGACCAAGTGGTGAGGAAGACAACCCTTCAGATTATCAAGTGAGGATGCTTGCTTCTTACTTTTGCAGTTTTAAAGTACTCTGTTTGATCACCTAA